The window ccgggaatgatgttacaaatatccaaatggcccctggcagaaaaaaaggttctccACCCCTATTCTATACAATAAATTTACTCTCCAGCAACTCTGCTTGTGAAGTCTGTAAGATCAAGTTGTAATCCtaactctgccacttaccagctacATGACACTGGTCAATTTACTGAGATTCTCTGGGCCTGTGTCCTCAGTGTCTTAAATGAGAGTATATGAGATACAGTGGTTAGGTTCTTGAGTCAATAGGCCACAATTACCTTTGAAAATCGGTtgaattacaaaaaaagaaaaaaaaaaaacttatttactTTAGTGTACACAACACCATAcataagtcagtggttctcaaccttggctgcacattagaatctcccgggaatctttttaaaatcctgatttctgggcctcgtcctccggaaattctgtttctttgttatggggtggggccacaacattagtaacaaagaaagagaatttccagaggatgaggcccagaaatcaggattttaaaaagattcccgggagattctaatgtgcagccaaggttgagaaccactgccataagtAAATCTTCTGGTCACTACATTTTGAGAAATCACTTCGataaaatgcaaaacaaagcatgtgtgcatgtgtttagGCATTAAAGTCATTCTGGGTTTTAGTTAACGCTAAAATAGCTAACAGTGAGTGGGCTGTGGACAGAGGACACAATCTCAGTGCTTAATaaatctgcttttctttcttctgccctGTAGCCTATCGGAGAGCTCCCAGCGCAGTCGTGTTGGTGTGGTTACGCCTGAGCCGTAGGTAGTGACTGAGCCAGCGAGTATTGGAGGGAAAGAACCTTTGTAACGCCTTTGGAGTTCTCACCTGTTGGGGCACTTGCACTCTGAGACGCGCCTCCACTAAATTAACAGACGAATTATTACTTAGCCGAGATTAGAGCTCGGGCCATTGCGGTGTGAGAATAACAGCccggaatttttaaaaagtacacttGTCACACACAGCACTACCTCGGAGCCGCAGCCAGCCCTCCCTGCGCTCAGGAAATGCTCGGCCCGATCCTTCCGGCTCCCGTAGTCGCGCTCAATTCCGCGAGACCGACGCTTAGGCGCCGGCACTCGGGCGGCGACGAAGTACTTCCGGGAGGCAACCCCGAGGGCCTGTGACGCGCGCTTCCGGCGGCTTCCGGCGGCTTCCGGGCCGCTGGCTCGGCCTCTGGGACCACGGGGCTCGAGTAGTGGGCGCGGGAGTCGTGGAGCCCTGCATGCTCCAGCCATGGACCGCGACCTTCTGCGGCAGTCGCTCAATTACCACGGGCCGTCCTTGCTGTCTTTGCTCCGGAGCGAACAGCAGGACAACCCGCACTTCCGGAGCCTCCTGGGGTCGACGGCCGAGCCTGCCCGGGGCCCGCCGCCCCAGCCGCCGGGGCCAGGCAGGTAATGAAATCGCGGCGACTCTcccaggcgggggaggggacCCAGCCCGGGGCTCCGCTGCCGTAGCAGCGGGGCCGCCGAGTCCAGAAGGAGCGGAGCCGTGGAGACTGCGCTGGGTGGCGGAGGGTCCGATGTCGGAGGGCCCGCGCGTCTGGTGTCCTCGAGGGTCCCGCGGAAGGCGGGCTGAACTTGTATTTCCCTGGAAATTGCCCAGCAGAGGCACGGGTTCTCGAGCTAAAATCCCTCGGGCTTTCGTGTCTGGGGCTGCGGGCATCGCTCTTGACGCTTCCCCGCCCTCCGGCAACCGACTGGCCGGTGAGGGTTCACACTTCTCCTCGGAGGATGTGTGGGCTGGAATTGAGGAAGGACCCGCTTGGGCGATGCAAGCCTGGAGCAGATGCTTGGACGTCCTAAAACGTTTTGCAGATAAGTTAGTCTCCATAAATTCTCTTGTCGTTGTtttaaggaaagagaagagagtcgACAACGCTGAAATCCAAAAATTCATTTCCAAAAAGGCGGATCTGCTTTTTGCACTTTCGTGGAAATCAGATGCACCTGCAACTTCTGAAGTTCATGAAGACGGTGAAGGTGAGCCGAGTCTTAAAATATCTTTTGAttgcggttttttttttttttaacagtactTCATTCagataaaacaacacaaaaactaGGGTTAGtgattttgtaaattatttttttcagattcttATGCAGTCATGCCACCTTTAGAGCAGTTCATGAACATACCTAGTATGGATCGGAGAGAGCTGTTTTTCCGAGATATTGAGCGTGGAGATATAGTGATTGGAAGAATTAGTTCCATTCGGGAATTTGGGTTTTTCATGGTGTTGATTTGTTTGGGCAGTGGCATCATGAGAGATATATCTCACTTGGAAATCACAGTAAGTAAAtcagtattatttattaagtggTAAGGTATTGAATGGTGTGGAACTCCAAAGTGGCATAATTGAGGGACATACTCAGTTCCTTTGTACTACAGGTAATTTTTCAGTCACTTGATTGCTTCTGTTTTTGAGTCGCTTCAGTGAAAGAATTATTGTTTTGCatatgtggaattttttttttttaatatcattgatcggctgcctcctgcacgccccctacaggggatcgagcccacaacacatgtgcccttgacgggaatcgaaccgggaacctttcagtccacaggcggattctctatccactgagccaaaccggctagggctgcatatgtggaatttaatgaacaagctGATCTACCAAACAAAATATAGACAGACTCAGAGCAAGCAGACAGCTCTGATAGAGGGCCAGAGGACTGGATTGATTGAGGAGGACGAGAGAACGAGCGAGAGAACTCAGTGtggtgattgggggtggggttggggggatgagggcatgaggtgataaatggtgatgggaaaaagaagagaaagaacctgaaagcaataataaaaagaattaggTCTTTGCATCCAGTTGTGCTTAAGTGTACCCTGCTGACAGTTTTGAGAATTAAGTATCTTAATTGGAGAAAAagtaccattttctttttttaaaaattcttagcaGTGAAAGAGTTACTCCTCCATTTCTGGTTTTGGGAGTTTTTTGGTCTCCTTGATTGGCAGGGGTGGGGTCCTTTTTCAAATGTTACAACAGATGTCGATGGGTATGGTGAGATTGATTGGTATTTGGGCTTATTTTTTTCTAGCTGAACATGTTCTTAGTATTTGGCATTATGTACTTGCATatgaataatttagaaaaaaattcctgGCCTTTTTATGTCTTTGCAGTAATTGATTGTGATGTATATATTATGCGATACTTTGCCTGAGATAACTAGTCCTGAATTTGAAATAATGTGTCACTTTAAAAGGTTTTGATATTTGCTGTCTGTCAAGGcagatgaaaatgaagaaaagcagGAGATATCACAGACTGAATAGCAGACATACACTTTGGTGaattcacatttcattttcattggaATTCTCACACTGGACAAATTTTCGTTTCATTTTTAACAAGTGCAAGATATCTTTTTGCTTTATCATCCACACTCATATTTGGTTCCTAAAACTAACTGCAAGTTTTATGAGATTTTAGATTTTGAACTGACTCAAAAAACTTGTTTAATAGTGTTTGGACGCAGAAATGACTTAAAATTTAAATCCTTACTTAAATTTAGACTTTAGGAtgttagttgattttttttaaggttatATCAACTATTAGCCATTTATACTGAACAAGTAGGATAAAAGAAGACCTTTTTCATCAATGAATAGGAAGtctgttgttttaaaatacttctCATTGCAGGCTCTTTGTCCATTAAGAGATGTGCCTTCTCACAGTAACCATGGGGATCCTTTATCGTATTACCAAACTGGTGATATCATTCGAGGTGATCAATTTCATCATATTAATAGAAAAGTAACATTTGTCAGATTTTATAAATTAGTTTTGAAAATGTAGTTTAATAAGAATAGTGTTTgaaaggatttttgtttgtttgcattttctTGCTAATCAgcttagttttcttattttttaagctGGAATCAAGGATATTGACAGATATCATGAAAAGCTTGCAGTATCTCTGTATAGCTCATCTCTTCCACCGCACCTATCCGGTATTAAATTAGGTGTAATTAGTTCTGAAGAGCTTCCTTTGTACTACAGGTAATTTTTCTACATTAAAACAGTTTCTTGacttaaaaaatagcaaattttgTCCAACTTCTAACAACAAAGTAAAATTTCAATTTCTCTTATTTCAAAGTATGCTCATTATATTTTTATACCCTTAAATTTCTTCAAACTTGATAAAAGGAACCCCGTCATGATATTGCCACACTTTCATGTACAAATTATAGTATGAGTATTTAAACCCCATGCGGTAATTTTATCTCTTTAACAGAAGTGGACAtgctaattattttttgttttcattttttgtttttgtttttcttaaggaGGAGTGTTGAACTAAATAGCAATTCTTTGGAATCCTATGACAATATTATGCAAAGTTCCTTGGGATTTGCTAACCCAGGAGTAGTTGAATTCCTCCTAGGAAAATTAGGAATAGATGAATCTAATCCACCATCTTTAATGAGAGGCCTACAAAGGTATAGTAAAtcagtattatttattaagtggTAAGGTATTGAATGGTGTGAGGCTCCAAAGTGCCATAAGTGAGGGACATATTCAACTACACTAAACCTAGTGGCAGCAGTATGACAAAGGATGAATGAACTAGGTGATCCTGCCTCCTTCTGGAACTAAGCCTCTTATCAGTAATTAGAATTGTACCAGGTGACCAAATAGAGAAAGATTTAGAACATTTATAAGAATTTTATGTATAccctaaagaaaaataatgtctaAGAATAATGGTCATTCCTGAGAGTTCaggaaatttattttgtaaatggaaTACAGGTTTCTTGCTTGGGATTCACTTTTTCAGTGTTGAGTTTTTGTTATCTGTCAGGCAGTGAACTATACAAAAAAGTATTTATacggtttgaattttttttcttaatagcaAAAATTTCTCTGAAGACGATTTTGCTTCTGCATTAAGAAAGAAACAGTCTGCATCTTGGGCTTTAAAATGGTATGAAGATTTTGTCTTTCAACAATTGAATTACCTGGCATAAAAGGTTAGGGTAAGGCAAAGAGTTCTTAAGTCATCATTAAGACCAAGTTTGTTTGTAAATGAATTAAAGTGAGTTTTTGACATTAGTTTTCTTATAGGTGTAAATGGTATTATGTTGTAAACTTAACAGACTTAAGTTTTAGCCaacatcataatttttttttttcaaaaggaattGGTATATTGATATCTAGATTTCCTAAAATTTGTTACAAAACTATCCAATGGCAGAATGCTTTTAGGTATTTGGAGAGTATGGAAGGCTAAATATTAGCCAAAtttgatttgctttaaaattttacccgtgctaacattttgttttgaTATTCTGTGAAATGCTTGTGATACTTTATAACTATCTTTTTAGTGTGAAGATTGGAGTTGATTATTTTAAAGTTGGGCGCCACGTGGATGCTATGAATGAATACAATAAGGCTCTGGAAATAGACAAACAAAATGTGGAAGCTTTGGTAGCTCGTGGAGCATTGTAAGTGGATTGTGGGTTTTAAGGAATATTTACAAGGTGAATGTGCACAAGATTTATACATAGCCCACAGTATAAATTTCTTACTTTGTTTCATATCTCCAGATATGCAACAAAAGGAAGTCTGAACAAAGCAATTGAAGATTTTGAACTTGCATTGGAAAACTGTCCAACTCACAGGAATGCAAGAAAATACCTGTGCCAGACACTTGTAGAAAGAGGAGGGCAGTAAGTGTCAGACTTTGTTCTGTAGTATAGGTCCACTATTCAACCAACTACTATAAGATCTTGAACTTAATATAAGGAAATAGCATCTTTAACTCAATTCAGACCATTCTTAGTTTTGATTTTGGTTGACAATGTTTTTTAAGTATAGTCCTCTAAATTTTctagtcatttttttcttattactggGGTTCTAATTggatatattttagtgatttgagTTTCTTTTCCTAAATGCCTATTCTCATTACATGTAAATGTAAAGGTACAAGAAATTAGGtaaatattcttttcctggacATACACTAGGAATTTTAATAGAGAGAATTTAATTTCtaattcatttaatcattttagTAGAAAAATACCAGAAATATGAATTGAGAGCTCCTGTTGTTAATTATGAATAAGGTTTCACTGTTATATTCAGTTTATTGCTCTACTCTGTCCAATAAAATCCACAAACTCCAGATTAAATGGAAGAAcaaattattcagaaaaaaacCCTATATCTTATGTTACTCTTCTGAATTGCATTGTAAATATTTAATGACTAATAGACTGgcctaatttataaaatattttgaaggaatatattttaagtataagTAATTTGCTAACAACTTTAGTAATTTTAAAGGTTAATAATAgcattttttgctatttttaaaatagaattatctgttttctctttcatgaATTTGCCTGATGATTCCAGTTTGTATGATCATGCCAGAATTCCAAATTGAGATTTTTGCAGTATTTGTTAACTCATGTGAACTTCTGCTTAGATCCATGTGATTGGAGCAGCTTTTTACTTTATGACTAGTTAGATAGCCAGTACCTACTTAGGTGTGGTTATCTTATTACCCATATGTTGGTGTCTTTTTACTAAGTGAATGGCAACACCACCTATCCAGTTACCATAAGCCATAATGTTGATCTTCTTTGACTGGTGCCTTCCCACATTCCATCTGTCACAAAAGTTATCCCATTGAAGCCATTGggattttcttaatttgtttcaCAGTAATTACTTTTTCCTGctttgaaaactgaaaatattttgcaaagTCCTTTCACTGCTTTATAACCAAATTTTCTAATTCTGATTTTTCATAGCATAGACTTTTGAGCATCATCTGATAATGATCCTATCTACAGGCTAGTTGTGATATACATGTATGTGTTGGTATTTCCAACTTAACAGTATATATTCTGGGAAAATATTTCTGTGGAAAGAAAAATTCTTCATAAACTGCTAGCAAAAGCCAATGTAATTCTGTGGTAAAGGTCAAGATCCTACTATATTTACAGAGGGCATCAGTTGATCATGCATTATACTAAAATGCCATTGCTGGGCCCGCAGCATGGATTTAGTTACCAGTAATGGAttcctatttgtttgtttgttttacttaggggtttattttgtttttcaaactgaAATATAACTCATTATGAATAggttactttcaggtgtacaaagtaatgctttaaaatatagtgtggggcaaaggtaggtttgcagttgtgagtacacaaaagttATTTGtgcattattatttgttaattatttttatatgaatgactgtaaacctacttttgccccaccttgtatgtatatattgcaaagtaattaccacaataagtctggttaacatccatcaccacacataattacaaatattttgtttaattgtGGTGAGAACTATTAAGATTTATCTTAACagcttttaaatatacaatacagttttaaaaactatagtcaccatgttgtacattttCAAGACTTAATCTCATTACCGAAAATTTATACCTTTTGACCACTTTCACCCATTTCACTCACCCCCTAACCCCACCCCTAGCAACCATCAATCTGGTCCCTATATCTGTGAGTTTGGTTTCGTTTTGTTCTGTTCTATATGGTTTTACATGGTCTCTTTaccaaaaaaatagtaaaaaactaTGGTTTAGGTATTATTCAATTTGGAAAGTAAGTTgctaaacacatttttttcctaataggTTCTCTCTTATAAGCCCTAGACCTGTATGCATACTtgaggactttttatttttacaaaaaagctAAATCTTCTTCTCAAATTTAggttagaagaagaagaaaaatttttaaatgctgaaaGTTACTATAAGAAAGCTTTGGATTTGGATGAGACTTTTAAAGATGCAGAGGATGCTTTGCAGAAACTTCATAAATATATGCAGGtgattctttatttcctcttagaAATTTAGTGATATTTGAAACTAATGCCAAAACTTAGCTTTCTTCTGTGGAAAATTATTCTAGATTACTTACGGCATTATGAAAAGTCTCTTTCTAAATACAGCTTTTCCTAATTGGGTTTGACATTGCTTCAtaatgcctctttttttttttttttttttttattagtactCAAAAGTAAAAATAGCCCTATAAGAAAATTCTAATTGCCTAAATTTGGTGTGTGGTTTTGAGTACTGTCCTTGTAGTGAGCTTTCCTGGTGGTTACAAAATTCAGTGATGTTACGGTAATTGAGCTAATTCTAAAAATCTTTTTGAGAGATATTTTAAACTGTCTTTTCCTGTAATACTGATGATGATGTTTTCTcatgcatttttttctgaattggaCCGTTGCTGCTGTGTCTGTGACATCTGGTGCTGCTCATCCCCATCCTCAAACTGGAAAATGATTTCTTATGTAATCATGCGTCCAACTGGGctgtgctattttttaaatggtttgtATTTGAACATGGTGATTCCTCCCTCAA is drawn from Myotis daubentonii chromosome 3, mMyoDau2.1, whole genome shotgun sequence and contains these coding sequences:
- the TTC14 gene encoding tetratricopeptide repeat protein 14 translates to MDRDLLRQSLNYHGPSLLSLLRSEQQDNPHFRSLLGSTAEPARGPPPQPPGPGRKEKRVDNAEIQKFISKKADLLFALSWKSDAPATSEVHEDGEDSYAVMPPLEQFMNIPSMDRRELFFRDIERGDIVIGRISSIREFGFFMVLICLGSGIMRDISHLEITALCPLRDVPSHSNHGDPLSYYQTGDIIRAGIKDIDRYHEKLAVSLYSSSLPPHLSGIKLGVISSEELPLYYRRSVELNSNSLESYDNIMQSSLGFANPGVVEFLLGKLGIDESNPPSLMRGLQSKNFSEDDFASALRKKQSASWALKCVKIGVDYFKVGRHVDAMNEYNKALEIDKQNVEALVARGALYATKGSLNKAIEDFELALENCPTHRNARKYLCQTLVERGGQLEEEEKFLNAESYYKKALDLDETFKDAEDALQKLHKYMQKSLELREKQAEKEEKQKTKKIETSAEKLRKLLKEEKRLKKKRRKSTSSSSSVSSGDESVSSSSSSSSSGHKKHKKHRRNRSESSRNSKRHSAKASSNQIDQNRKDEYFPVPANTSASFLNQRQEVEKLLEKQDRVPYQKKQIKEKDRCPVSSSSVEIPDDFGGRSEDSRDFYNSYKTQAGSSKTEKSYKHERHFSNRRDSSDSFSRNPEDKLKNYGYRKFEKDSDGRKEHYRKWEPGSVRYSTSPASSDYSSKSVEKYKKCNYSGSRDFNRHEQRYQLSKSHREYEREDNYEESIKPEAPEEELSSKEHSESGAKKNLPQNLLNIFNQIAAFEKEKGNKQKK